From Salvia splendens isolate huo1 chromosome 16, SspV2, whole genome shotgun sequence, a single genomic window includes:
- the LOC121770414 gene encoding uncharacterized protein LOC121770414 yields the protein MAAEPDNDPEIGSLNAHLNGKPSQAIVITPSQQYSEEAPNSTEEDYMLRALPFVLKGEANTWLLRLPANSIRTWADFRLFFLDYFFPSNKTNAIKKEILACRHDYDESLSQYWSRFKGLLDSSPNNRMCEAEVYNIFYEGANPESKDLLNSSSGGNFTKKRVSEDREIFGRLIDAKKVYDSPRTILRKGNVDAVNVQNEDRMDARMDKLEKTIVTALGKNNSPAPAKKVKQMPVSEEGYHCYGQPGEGEIQAQGHGPPSRTEYQSPKSRQSKSLDEMVNDLDTQVEHKATMNMLAKQLSQIATSLSEMCGNEGRIPATVKPPDRANISQITLRSGREYKGPTMKIDDGTPPVVSKEKDNPTPQKEDTETGEARTDDDIQIGDLGKPVPRMADPFFLDPGTEVEVEEMRKENGEFSKGDSSNTVKQVKPFPYRGEAKKKKDDPVDFMEILGMLEINLPFLQALKLPIFSKFIKEFIAEKTKPNGKIVIGETVSAVIQKRRMPSKRTDPGMFTLPISIGDI from the exons ATGGCGGCTGAACCAGATAACGACCCCGAGATTGGCTCACTCAACGCTCATCTGAATGGCAAACCATCCCAAGCCATTGTTATTACCCCATCCCAGCAG tattcagaagaggccccTAATTCGACCGAAGAGGATTACATGTTGCGCGCACTCCCATTTGTGCTGAAGGGTGAGGCTAACACatggttattaaggttaccggccaattctatccgcacgtgggcAGACTTCAGACTGTTTTTCTTGGACTACTTCTTTCCCTCGAACAAGACGAATGCTATCAAGAAGGAAATTCTAGCATGCAGACATGATTATGATGAGTCCTTGAGCCAGTATTGGTCACGTTTCAAGGGATTGCTCGATTCTAGCCCCAACAACCGAATGTGCGAAGCAGAGGTCTACAATATTTTCTACGAAGGAGCGAATCCAGAGTCGAAGGATTTACTAAACTCttcgagcggggggaatttcacaaagAAACGTGTGAGCGAGGACAGAGAAATTTTCGGAAGATTGATTGATGCAAAGAAGGTGTATGATTCCCCTCGTACTATCCTTAGAAAAGGAAATGTGGATGCAGTGAATGTGCAAAATGAGGATAGAATGGATGCTAGGATGGATAAGCTGGAAAAGACTATTGTGACCGCCTTAGGAAAAAATAATTCGCCGGCCCCAGCCAAAAAGGTCAAGCAAATGCCAGTCTCAGAGGAAGGATACCATTGCTATGGTCAGCCAGGAGAAGGAGAAATTCAAGCTCAG GGACATGGACCACCATCAAGGACCGAATACCAGTCGCCAAAATCCAGGCAGTCGAAGAGCCTCGATGAGATGGTGAACGATTTG GATACTCAAGTGGAGCACAAGGCAACCATGAACATGCTGGCGAAGCAGTTATCTCAGATCGCGACTTCCCTAAGTGAAATGTGCGGAAACGAAGGACGGATTCCTGCCACAGTCAAGCCACCAGACAGGGcgaacatcagtcaaatcacccTTAGGTCTGGACGAGAGTATAAAGGTCCGACAATGAAGATTGATGACGGAACACCTCCTGTGGTGAGCAAGGAAAAGGATAACCCAACCCCACAGAAGGAAGACACTGAAACAGGGGAAGCTAGAACAGATGATGATATCCAGATCGGAGACTTAGGGAAACCAGTACCCCGAATGGCTGACCcgtttttcctagacccaggaACTGAGGTGGAGGTTGAAGAAATGAGGAAAGAGAATGGAGAGTTCTCCAAGGGAGATTCCAGCAACACGGTCAAACAAGTGAAGCCTTTTCCCTACCGAGGGGAGGCCAAGAAGAAAAAGGATGACCCTGTGGATTTCATGGAAATCTTAGGTATGTTGGAAATCAACCTGCCATTTCTCCAGGCCTTGAAGCTacctatttttagtaaattcatcaaggagtttATCGCCGAGAAGACTAAACCCAATGGCAAAATAGTGATCGGAGAAACTGTGTcagcagtgattcaaaagcggaggatgccgtCAAAacgcactgacccaggtatgttcactcttcCCATTTCAATTGGGGACATttga